A genomic stretch from Telopea speciosissima isolate NSW1024214 ecotype Mountain lineage chromosome 7, Tspe_v1, whole genome shotgun sequence includes:
- the LOC122669209 gene encoding glucan endo-1,3-beta-glucosidase 13-like isoform X4 → MSEGLKVWRGGTMARSPDFISAINLLLLLLLLPLFAVLCRGSTIGICYGRNADDLPTPDKVAQLVQLHNIKYLRTYDSNIQVLKAFANTGVELMIGVSNLDLLPFSQFQSNVDTWLKNSIIPYYPATKITYITVGAEVTESPTNISALVVPAMHNVLAALRKAGLHKKIKVSSTHSLGVLSRSFPPSAGAFNSSLAFFLKPMLEFLAENQSPFMVDIYPYYAYRDSPNNVSLDYALFESSSEVIDPDTGLIYTNMFDAQIDALYFALMALNFKTIKIMVTETGWPSKGSAQEKAATPDNAQKYNNNLIRHAINNTGTPAKPGEELDVYIFSLFNENRKPGLESERNWGLFYPDQTSIYNLDFTGRGAVDMTTEANITSSNGTWCIASSTASELDLQSALDWACGAGNVDCSAIQPSQPCYQPDTLLSHASYAFNSYYQQNGATDISCSFGGTGVKTNKNPSKFGADPTFLLLHI, encoded by the coding sequence TACTCTGCAGGGGAAGCACAATAGGAATCTGCTATGGGAGAAATGCTGATGACCTACCCACCCCTGATAAAGTGGCCCAACTTGTTCAACTACacaatattaaatatttaaggacctatgattcaaatattcaagtTCTCAAGGCCTTTGCCAACACTGGAGTGGAGCTCATGATTGGAGTTTCAAATTTAGACTTATTGCCATTCTCCCAGTTCCAATCCAATGTAGATACATGGTTAAAGAACAGCATCATCCCTTATTACCCTGCCACGAAGATTACATACATAACTGTAGGTGCTGAAGTCACTGAAAGCCCTACAAATATTTCTGCCCTTGTTGTACCTGCTATGCACAATGTCCTTGCCGCTCTCAGAAAAGCTGGTCTGCATAAGAAGATTAAAGTTTCCAGTACTCATTCACTTGGGGTCTTATCTAGATCATTCCCTCCATCAGCTGGGGCTTTTAATAGCAGCCTTGCCTTCTTCCTGAAACCTATGCTGGAATTTCTTGCTGAGAATCAGTCCCCATTCATGGTTGACATTTATCCTTACTATGCTTATAGGGACTCTCCAAATAATGTTTCTCTGGATTATGCTCTGTTTGAGTCATCATCAGAAGTTATTGATCCAGACACTGGTTTGATTTACACAAACATGTTTGATGCTCAGATAGATGCTCTCTATTTTGCACTGATGGCACTAAATTTCAAAACGATAAAAATCATGGTTACTGAGACAGGGTGGCCTTCAAAAGGATCAGCTCAGGAGAAAGCTGCAACTCCCGATAATGCCCAGAAATATAACAACAATCTTATTCGCCATGCTATCAATAATACGGGAACTCCAGCAAAGCCTGGAGAGGAGCTTGATGTCTATATATTTTCATTGTTCAATGAGAATAGAAAACCTGGATTGGAATCTGAGAGGAACTGGGGCTTATTTTACCCTGACCAGACAAGCATCTATAACCTGGATTTTACTGGAAGAGGGGCTGTAGACATGACTACGGAGGCAAACATTACAAGCTCTAATGGAACCTGGTGTATTGCTTCATCTACTGCTTCAGAGCTGGACTTGCAGAGTGCTTTAGATTGGGCTTGTGGTGCTGGGAATGTGGATTGCTCGGCTATACAGCCTAGCCAGCCGTGTTATCAGCCTGATACATTACTTTCCCATGCGTCATATGCCTTCAACAGTTATTACCAGCAAAATGGAGCTACTGACATTTCTTGCAGTTTTGGAGGTACAGGGGTGAAAACTAATAAGAACCCAAGTAAGTTTGGTGCAGATCCAACATTTCTTTTGTTACACATATAG